A segment of the Phoenix dactylifera cultivar Barhee BC4 chromosome 15, palm_55x_up_171113_PBpolish2nd_filt_p, whole genome shotgun sequence genome:
CACACATTCTTAATACATCTCCTTAAGCATTTAAAAAAAGGACATATTGCTATTATTGTGTACTAAATTCCAATAAGGTACGTTAGTAGCCCGACGATCAAAATTTAAGCATGTAGATGAAGTACATGGACGCAAAGTCCAAGGACTAACTGACCCATGATAAAAATATAAGCATATTGTGGCAAAGAGGTCTCCTACTTTCTTATGCACTGGTTATATACCTTTTAAGGGCAACCAGAGGCTAAGATGATAGCAATTATTGATTCCTATATCATTGTTATGATTCACTTATTCAGACATCCTTAAAAGGCCTCCTTATGCACTGGCAAAAGTGGGCATATTTAGTCTTACAGATGCACCTAAGGGGAGTATACTTGACATAAAGTTCAGAGAATAATCGACCCATAGTAATATTGATCCATAGTAATACTATTAGCTTGGACATCACATATCTGAAATATACAGTGACTCCAATGTTAGACTAGAAAGctatgaaaattgaatgatgtcCTCTGGTCCAACAGTGTGCTTTTGCTGAAGCATCTTCACAGACCAAAAACTACGAGATCGCCCCTTTCATTCTGGGGTGACGGAGGGATCGTACCATtcgagcttttttttttatgctttttccGGAGGTCTGGAGAAAGCAGCAATCAATAGGATTTCTCTAGTACTAGTGCCTAGGAATGTTAGTCTCAATGTGGAGTGGGGAAGAGGAATCGATGAAGAATCCAGGCAAGAGCAGGCGAAGGAACGTGACGAGCAAATTCTTGTCTCGAGATGTTAGAAGGTGCGAAATCAATAGGTGTCGGAGCTGCTACAATTGTTTCAGCCAGAGCTACTGTCGGTATTGGAAACGTCCTCAGTTTTTCGATTCATTCCGTAAGTAACTTAGTTAAGTATGATGAAACCAATAATAGATACATTTTCTTATCCTGCAAGCTTTAACCTGTCAATGATTTCCAGATTTTATGTTACTACAACCTTGACTTGCATGTAATAAATATTTCGCATATTATGGTTCCATTATAGTTGCTCATACATAATTTAGAACATCTTGGCTACATCCAAACTTGGTCGTGTTCATAActtttgagttaagaaatatgttttcATGCATAAAGAGTTGTCTTACAATTAATGGAGTCCAATAAGGAAAAAAATTGCTCCCAAGTGCTCCCTGTAAGCAAGCATGAACAAATAATATTGTGAAGTTGCATAGTTGAGGGAGGGTTATCCAAATCAAAGCTGAATTGGACCAGCTTGAAGAAATTTCAGATGGATCCAAGCGAGAGCATTGCCGTCATGAATGTACTTAAGGGATTGGTAATGAACTGTAACCAGTCTGAGGCATGTTGAGTTAGACACTAGTCAGGCCAGACATGGATCAAGTAAATGAGCGTCTCAGACCAGGCAAAACTCTGTTTTCAAGCCTCAAGGCTAAATTGATTAACATAATACTACCTAAACTggcatatattatatataatacatactagaataaattaataaaacccAATAACCTAATTTAACTACACACACCCAATATTACCATGAGTGTCTCCTCCAATATCCATCCATTTTAGACAACGAGCCATGTCAATTTTGACGACATTTGTGCTATCAACAACCATCTCTAGGCCCCAGCTTGGCTCTAGTTTACCATGAGCTATCTCTAGCTTCAATTGCCCAACCACTTGTTCTTACCAAATTTGCACTAGTTATAGCTCGACTCCCATCACCTAGCAATGGTTGAGCTAGGGCTCGTATCCAAGAAAACTAGTCTATGTCACGCCTAAACCTTCCAAAAAATTTGAATCTAGGCAAAGAATAAAAGTACACTTATGCAACCAAGTGATTTAGGTTatgatgaatgaaaaaatattgtaatttaatttgttTGGAGTTTATAAAAAGGCCCAGAAGATTCGTCACATGCATACTTTTCTGTTGCCATAACAAATTTGATATCTCATGACGCAACTGATACATCCAAAAAGCTCAGCATGAAGAAATCTAAGAGAtatttagtttctttctttttcttctttctttcctttcttcctttccgcctaccttcctttctttcctttttcttcttctttttttgttgtccttccttttcttctttctttccttcctttttttatttctctttcccttcttccttgTTTTCCTCCTTtcattcttctccctctcccttcctttctttctttcctttttcttcttctttaattTCACTTTTTCCTCTCCAtcatctttctttcctttctttcttttttcttcttcttcccccgcATGGCGGGTTGTGGTGTCCCGACCTTGTCCCAGTACCGTTTTCTCACAGAAACAAGACAAAATGGTCGGGACACCTCCCGTCGCCAAAACTTAAAATCTTAGTTATCCAATAAGGTTTTTATACAGAATATGGATGTAATATCTTCTTCTCCTATGGTGTACTATTGTAGAATTAGCATGAGGCTTGCAACTCTAGATATGATTACTAGGTTTTGAAGTGACTCCGATACAGTCTTTCCTCTATCCCTCGAGTCTAAATCGCAGATCCTTGtgttaaattatatttaatCAATTCTTCTTTCAACTTACCAAGCTAGTTCATTGATATGAAAACTAAATTTGATTAGTGATGGACGGCAAGGTAGTGAATTTATTCCCAGACACCTCCAAACCCTTTTGCTCCTTCTATGAGCCTTCTTTAGATTTACCAGAACTCACTATCAGTTTTGCGATGAAATTCCAACTTTCATAGTTCAAATTTATTGAAATCTCAAGCCTAAACATGAAATCCCAGCAACCCATAGATTTCAGCCCTTTTTCGAAACCCTAATAAGGTCTCTCCCCTCAACTAATCTACATCACTCTAAACTTGCTTAGAGAGAACTTTGCTACCTCACTCCTACAAAAATAGCATAACGCCCAAAACCTTATAAAAGAAAAGTTATTTTCTTTTGCCCATTTCACTTTTCCTGTCAATAAGTCCAAATAGGGTTCATTTGTATTTGAAGCGTCATTGAAAGTAAATGATtcctctcccccttcctcttcaTGATCCTCTTGATTCCATATAAATGATTGCTAAATCTGAGAATCTGCAACCCCATTCATTCAGAGGCCTCAAGACTTCCTCTGCTGTTAGCTATATTATTCTTTTGGACTATAAACTGCATATATTCACTTCCTGTGCAAAACTTGCAAGCAACTAACCACATGCTAATCCCTCACTGGACAGgtaattaaatcaattgatgAGATCCTCAATGCCTGCCATCATTCATTTATTCATGAAATATGGCAAAATCACTAGGACAAGGATGTTCTATAGTGCGCACTTATATGCAGTGCACTGCACCATAGAGATTTGGTGGCTTTGGTGCATTCTTATGGCAAAATCGCTAGGAAAATTATAACTTGATTAGGTCAAGCTGTCAGCAAAAAATGATGACAAAGCATTCTAAAGATGTCTTGTCCGCCATTTCTATAATCTCAAAGGTATGTTTAACTCTTGAGCTTTGCATTATCATTGATTCACCATTTGAATTCTCACCTAGTATCAATCCCAGATCAACTTCCTTCATCAAAATTTTTACCCCTGTAATGAATGATATGTTACCGATAAAGCACACTCACCTAGTCAAACATGCATTGAACACAATTTATTCATTAACACTCAAGAAATAGGCTACCAATTATTGTGCCACAAAGTAGCAGAACCTCTTTGACATAAAAAAGAAGCAATTAAGTAAAGAATGAGAACAGAGGAAGTAGAAAGAACTTGTTGCAGTACACTTTTATGAAATAATTGCAGACATATTCGTATGACCATAAAGTAACTCGATTCGGGTGTTGGATCCCTGCATTGATGGTAATATCAACATGCTAATCACCAAAGAACATGCCATAAATTATCAAGTTCCAATACATCTTAGAAAGAACGGGGCAAATATAagtacgaagattaaacaacaacaGAACATTGACCTgtaaccgagaggagaaagaggagaagaaggttgCTTCCACTGATAGATCAATTATCCCATATGTAGCTACTTCTGTGACTACCCGCCATCTGTCACTGCTTTCCATAGCTCTACTTCTGCCGGTGGGCAATGTAATCGGCCAAATGAAGCAAAGGTGCCACCTTCATGGGATCAAACTCCAAAAGCTGCTCCGTTGCATCCTTGAGCAGCTCCTCGGCGAATTCTCTCGACTTCTCCAGCCCCATGAGCTTCGGATAAGTGGTCTTATCGCTGGCCAGGTCCTTCCCGGCCGTCTTCCCGAGCTCCTGCGACGACTTGGTCCCATCGAGGATGTCATCCACCACTTGGAACAGCAATCCAACACACCTAGCATAGCGCCTTAGCCGCTCGATCTGGTCGTCGGATCCCCCGCCGACAATCGCTCCTGTCACCACCGAGGCCTCCAGAAGGGCGGCGGTCTTGTGAAGGTGGATGAACTCGAGGCGCTCGAGGCCGACCGGGGTTCCCAGCCCCGTGGACTCGAGGTCGACCACCTGGCCCGCGACGAGGCCCTCGGCGCCGACGCAGCGGGAGAGCTCCGCGACGGCGCGGACAACACGAGCGGGGGGGACAGGGTCGTCAGCGGGGTAGGAAGCAGGGTCCGCGAGGTGGCCAAAGGCGAGGGCCAGGAGGGCGTCGCCGGCGAGTACGGCAACGGGCTCGCCGAAGACGCGGTGGCAGGTAGGCTGGCCGCGGCGGAGATCGTCGTTGTCCATGCAGGGGAGGTCGTCGTGCATGAGGGACATGGTGTGGATCATCTCCACGGCGCTGGCGGGAGGCACAGCCTGGCGCTCGCGGCCGCCGACGATCTCGCAGGCGGCGAGGCAGAGAACGGGGCGGACGCGCTTGCCCCCGCCGAGGAGGGAGTAGCGCATCGCCTCGTGAATCCGCTCCGGGTAAGCGAGAGGAACGGCGGCGTCGAGGGCCCGGTTCACGGCGGCGGCCTTCTGGAGCATGTACCCCTTGAAGTTGAACTCCACA
Coding sequences within it:
- the LOC103698354 gene encoding geranylgeranyl pyrophosphate synthase 7, chloroplastic-like; translated protein: MASFAHLLCNPVGSWAHLSTRSSSFLSPSFPFLPSSASAPSARRRRRPACAAMEVNAAASAAVPSAVEFNFKGYMLQKAAAVNRALDAAVPLAYPERIHEAMRYSLLGGGKRVRPVLCLAACEIVGGRERQAVPPASAVEMIHTMSLMHDDLPCMDNDDLRRGQPTCHRVFGEPVAVLAGDALLALAFGHLADPASYPADDPVPPARVVRAVAELSRCVGAEGLVAGQVVDLESTGLGTPVGLERLEFIHLHKTAALLEASVVTGAIVGGGSDDQIERLRRYARCVGLLFQVVDDILDGTKSSQELGKTAGKDLASDKTTYPKLMGLEKSREFAEELLKDATEQLLEFDPMKVAPLLHLADYIAHRQK